CTGAGATATAGCCACTTCCTAAAGCCATAAAAAAACAGCGTTCCTTCATAAGGTTCTACCATTAACTTTCCTTAAGAATTATCCAAATCCACAGGAACGAATTTATCTTTTCGACAATAATCATATTCTATTCAGGGAATGGAGCATAGTAGAATTATACTAGCCAATAAAAGGCCACACCACCCCAATTTTAAACATCCCACTTTCCCTTGCCTATATACCAAATCATATTTATTTTTCAATGCATTATTAAGAGCTTAATTTAAATATCTAGCAATATCAGAATAATTGCCGGAAAATTTATCATTCATGTAATTACTCATAATAAGCGTATCAACAAATAATTTCGCGGGCAGAAACCTATCTTCTCTATTGACCTCAAAAATTAATGGATTATCTACTATTCTCATAACTTCCCAAGTTATTTGCTCAATTGCAGTATATCTACCAAACTCTTTATCCTGTTCAATAATTCTTATAGGCATATCTGATATTATTCTATCCATATTTTCTATCAAATATTCTAAATTAAAAAGACCTGTGGCACAATTAAATAAAATCCTAGAACCTCTACATTCAGCTTTAAGTACAGCTTCTTTAGAAATAACACTACCAATATCAACACATGTTAAATGATTATCATCATCCAAGACTAAAACCCCACCCTTTGTATCTAGTGGGGTTTTAACACTAAATTCAAAGCCAGAAGAACTATTAGTTATAGCCATTATGGCAAGAGTCTGTAAATTATATCGTTTTCTATATTCTCAGTTCCTACAATGAGTTTAACTTTATCTTTAAAAGCAGTAAAACGCAACTGATTGCTATCCTCACCATGCAAACTGTTAAAACGATCATATACAGAATGCGTAAATGTATAATACAATTCATATAAATATTCACGCTTAGCATAACCAAACTCATCTTGTAATTCTTGCCTTAACTCCTCATCCTTCATACCCTCTATCAAGCTTTCGGTCTCTTTTAGTGAATTCAAAGTCAATAAAACATGTCCTAGAAGTTTTTTAACTTTATCAACACCCCAATCACCCAGACGAAAGAGAAAATCTAAGCCAGTAAACACATCAAGAAGAGGCCCACCACCAAAAAGAGGTTTAGCTACTACACCTCGTACATACTCAATTATTTCATACTCTTCATCAGACAGCTCAGAATACAGTTTTTCAACCTTTACAAGGGATTCAACCTGTTTTTTAATAACTTCTGATTTATCTTCACGTGTTCTCCAAGCAAAATTATTAGAAAATCTATGATTATTTATAGCTTTATAATAAACCTCATCAGGATTAGACCCACTGAATGCTTCTTTTAAATTCAATAAATATATTTTTCTTAAAAAATTAGACCTATCTCCTTGCTTTGATTCGTCTTTCTTAAAATCTTTCATAACTGCTTCGGTCTCTTTTAATGAGCCAAAAATAAATAAATTACGCTCCATAATTTCTTTAACTCTATCAACACCTAAAACAACAAGCAAGTTATAAAACTCATCCATACTATACGTTTTGTAATCTTCAAGCCTCCCAATACTAGGATCGGTTACTACACCTCGTATATACTCAATTACTTCCCTCTCATCATCAAAAAAACCAAATGTGTCTAAAAGATTATCAAGCTTAGTGCCTATACTGTACTCCGTATCTATTCCTTCAAAAGTACCTATAATATTACTATCTTTAAACACACTATCTCTCATCGCGATTTCTCTTTGTTTTTTTAAATCACAACTTATTATACAGCTTACTACTAGTAATAATAACGAATTATAAATTCTCAACCTTAGCATTAAACATCTCCTTTTTTTAATGAAAGCTAATTTATAAATAAATCATTTATAAATTAAAATATCATCATATAAACATATTATCATATTAACATATAATTATATAACAATATATATTGTAAAACAATCATTATGCTATAACAGACTATTATCACTTCATATTTATTTTACTATTCTCCATTCAATTATTTTATCCATAATAACAACTCTATACCTCACACCTACACACACTAAAACTTAAATTAAATATCAATTCTTCTATCAATGCTATCTTCATTACATGGGTACTGCGTATAAATCCTAATGATGAATTTGACATTGTCCCCGTAATCATTTTCATCATCACTTACTATAAACCCCTCTCAAGCCATAAATTTATAATAAACACTGCTATTCGTTATTATCATATTTTTAGTTCTCTTTCATATTTGTAATAGATTATCTCCAACCAATGAATGCCCTAAATTTTTAAGAGCACAAAAAGAAAAAAAAATACCTCAAGTTAGAAATGATACTTAAAAAGAAATATGACTGCAACCTATACTAGTAAGACTTATCCCAAATTAAAGTAAATGTAAATATTCATACATACACAACGGTCATTCAATCAATTAACGTTATTGCTTATAATTTTGATCATTGATTAACATGTATACCCAAAATTAATAAGTACACTTTACGCATATCCATCTAAATTAAAGGCAATAGCAAAACATCTTATCACATAATTATACAAAGACTATATTTCTTAAAAGAAATCAAACATATTAAATATTTATTTAACAAATCATATAAGTTCATCAATACTGCTAAAGATAAAAATGCAAACCAAACAGCATATCTAACACTTAAAAAGTCTTGTATTTCTTATTTAAGGAGAAAAACAATTTATATTAACACTAAGTGTTGTAGCTCGCTTAAATACTGTCAATATGATATTACATATTTACTAAAAACAATAATTTATTATCCCAGTCAATATCAATGAAAACTCTAATCCCATATAACAAAAAATTATTACAAAAGTTGCAACTACAAGAACAAACTATCAAAAGAAAGATGAACTTGATAAAAACTCTCCTCTTCCCCTTAATACTAGAAACATTATAAAACCTTAGCATTTTTAAACATAATAAAATTATATTATTTGTTATTTTCCAAAACATCATGTGTATGAGATTCTCTTAAAGAAGCAGAGCTTATTTTTACAAATTTAGCGTTTGTCTTTAATTCTAATATTGTTCCCACTCCCAAGTAACCCATTCCAGACATTAGACCTCCCTTTAATTGAAATATAATGTCTTTTAATTTTCCAACATAAGGAACCATTCCTTCAATGCCTTCAGGGATCAATTTACCAGGGGATTCTTTATTTTCAAATTGGAAATATCTTGATTTGGAACCTCTAGCCATAGCAGAAAGAGAGCCCATACCGACATAAACTTTAAATTTTTTTCCATTATAAATTACTTCCTCTGAAGGAGATTCATGAGCACCAGCAAAAAGATTGCCTATCATCACACTATCAGCTCCAGCTGCAATTGCTTTAACTATATCTCCTGAAAATCTAATTCCACCATCCGCTATAATACAAGTATTTGTATGTTTACAGGCTTCAAAAACATCATGAATTGCGGTTAACTGCGGTACTCCAACTCCTGCAACTATTCTTGTTGTACATATGCTTCCTGGACCTATTCCAACCTTCAAACAGTCTGCTCCTGCATCAATTAAATCAAGGGCTGCTTCCTTAGTTACTATATTACCTGCAATAACATCCAAATTTGGATATTTATTTTTAATTTTCCTTACAAGTTCAATTACTCTAGTAGAATGTCCATGTGCAGAATCAATAGCAATTATATCAACATCCGCTTTGACTAATTCTTCAACACGCTCTAAAGTATCAACATCAATAGAAACAGCTGCTCCTACTCTTAGCCTATTTTTCATATCTTTGCATGCATTAGGAAAATACTCTTGATGCTCCACATGATCTATGTCTTTACAGGTTATTAATCCTCTTAAATTGTTTGACTTATCAACAATAAGTAACTTTTCTATCTTATGCCTAAATAATATTTCTTTAGCTTCTGTTAAAGTTATATCTTCTCTTGCTGTAATTAATTTTTTTGTCATTGCATTTATTACAGGAACATTATCATCCGTAATATATTTAATGTCTCTATTAGTCACTAGACCTAATATTTTACCTGTTTTATCTGTCACAGGCAATGCAGAGATCTTATGTTTTGCAATCAATATCTTAGCTTCCTGTACATTTGCATTCTCATCAATAGTGATAGGATTTTTTATAATTCCGGTCCGGTGATAAACCTTTACTATTTCTACTTCTTTCCTTTGATCTTCAATGGTGAGATTTTTATGTATAATTCCTATTCCACCCTCTTTAGCCATAGCTATTGCCATTCGGCTTTCTGTAACTGTATCCATGGCTGAGCTTAAAAAAGGTATATTTAAAGATATATTCTTTGTTAACTTTGTCTTTAAATCAACATCACTGGGTAATACAGATGATTTTCTAGGAATTAAAGAAACATCATCAAAAGTCAAAGCTTCTTTTACTATTTTTTCTATCAATCAGTTCTCCTTATTTTTATTATTCCCATTCTATTGTTGCTGGGGGCTTAGAAGAAATGTCATAACAAACTCTATTTATACCTCTGACCTCATTAATTATTCTTGAAGAAACTTTTCTTAAAAAATCATAAGGTAATTCAACCCAATTAGCAGTCATAAAGTCTAAAGTATTAACACATCGAATAACAGCTGTATATTCATATGTTCTGTTATCCCCCATCACTCCAACAGATTTTACAGGCAATAAAACTACAAATGCTTGCCTTATCTTATAATATAAATTATTTGCCAAAAGCTCTTCTATTAAAATACTATCAGCTCCCTGAAGAATATTAATTTTTTCTTGAGAGATCTTGCCAATTATTCTTATTGCCAATCCCGGACCTGGAAAGGGATGTCTATAAAGAGAATTCTCTTCAATCCCTAATTGAATTCCTAATTGGATTACTTCATCTTTAAAAAGCTCCCTTAACGGTTCTAAAAGTTTTAATCTAATTTTTTCTGGAAGTCCCCCTACATTATGATGTGATTTGATATGTGATGAAAAAACATTATTTCTCGATTCAGACTCAATTACATCTGAATAAATCGTTCCTTGTGCCAAAAACTCTACATCTTTGTCTTCTAAGGCCACCTTTTCAAAAATCTCTACAAATGTTCTTCCTATAATTTTTCTTTTCTCTTCAGGTTCATCTATATTTTCTAAATTCTTCAAAAATATTGAAGAAGAATCAACATATTTTATGTTTAAATTGTACTGTCTACCAAGTTCTAATATCTCCCTAACTTCATTTTTGCGTAACAAGCCAGTATCGATAAAAACACAGATTAAATTACTTTTTATTGCATTATTAATAAGTAATGCACATACTAAAGAATCTGTTCCACCAGAAAGTCCCAAAATTACTTTCTTATCACCTACTTGAAGTCTTATTTTTTCCACAAAATCATCTATGCTATTACTTAAATTCCAGTTCACATGAGCTTGGCAAATTTTAAAAACAAAATTTTTAAGTATTTGATTACCAACCTCTGAACAAGTTACCTCTGGGTGAAATTGTAATCCATAAATTTTTTGCTCTTCATTAAATACAGAAGCAATACAAGTTTCAGTATAAGCTATTTGTTTGAAATTGCTTGGAACTTTTTCAATATTGTCTCCATGACTCATCATTACTTTTAACTTATTAGAAAGACCAAAAAATAAATTAGATTGATCATCTTCGATAAATAGTTCAGTATTACCAAATTCTTGCTTATCACATTTAGAAATTACGCCCCCAAACAATTTAATGATTAGCTGCATTCCATAACATATTCCCAAAATCGGTACACCTAAGTTAAAAATATCAATGTCCACAGTAGGAGCTTCGTCGAGATAAACAGAAGCAGGTCCTCCGCTTAAAATTATCCCCACAGGATACATATCCTTAATCTCTTCTGCAGAAATAGAATATGCAATGACCATTGTATAAACACCCATCTCTCTAATTTTTCTTGCAATCAGTTGACTATACTGAGAGCCAAAATCTAATACAATCACCGCATTATTATTCACTATAAATTCCTTAAAAAATTAGGTTTACTAATAAACTTAAAAAAGATAATCTTATCAACTTTAACAATCAAACCAACTGATTATGCAATGTGTTAACAAGACAAGATAAGACAAAATTCATACCTATAATCCTTAAACAAGGATAGGCAAGAACTCACTTGCCTTATCAATCTATTACCCAAATATATAAGTTAATAAGCTCATTAACTATTAATTTGTATAAGATATTTTATAATAACATCCTGTTATAAACAACTCTATGTTAACTAACTTAGAAATCCAAACTACCACTATTAATAACCATAAAATGACCTAATAATTAGAGTAATTTCAAGATCTCCTGTACCATTTTAGCTGCATTCACTGTTGCCAACTTAAGAAATTCGCTGTATTCAACTTCATTGCCCTCATTGTTTACAATATCAGATATAGATCTAACAACTATAAAAGGAACATTAAAGACATGAGCAACATGTCCCAATGCCGCACCCTCCATCTCTACAGCTATAACATCCTCAAAGTTTGCCACAATCTTTGTCAAATAAACTGGATCAATAAATTGATCTCCTGTTAGTATTAATCCTGAATATCCATTAACACCTTTAAGCTTTGTTTTAATAGCTTTTAAAGCCTTTTCTAGCAAATTTCTATCACTACTAAATTTCTGAGGTAATTCTGGAACCTGTCCAACTTTATGTCCAAATTTAACCAAATCAAAATCATGATAAGCCACCTCTGAAGATACTACTATGTCTCCCACCTTAAGCTTACTTACCTTAGGGTTAACAACCCCACCAGCAACCCCACAATTAATTACATGACTTATATTATATTTTGACAAAAGATAACTAGTCCATAAACTTGTATTTACCTTTCCAATACCCACAACAGCAGAAATAACATTGCGATTAGATATCTTGCCTTTAACAATTTTTTTATTAAGCCCATAATCCTTCAACACTATCTCTTCTTTACGAGACATAAGCTTATTCAGCTCAGCGGCTTCAGAATCCATAGCAAACACTACTAAAATATTGCTATTTTTATTAGAAATAGCATATCCATTAAAACAAACTAATAAAAAAATTAATAACTTAAACACCAAATATTTATGATTACACATAAATGCAAAAATCCTCCATTGCTTCACAAAAATTGCTAATAACTGTAATACTTAACACTATTTCCTAATTTTTCAATCAAAATTTCACCTTTTTTAAAAAATATTGACTTTAACATAAGAATTACATTAAATACAATAAAAATCAACAAAGGAACTACAAACCTTATATTCTAGAAAGATATAAACTAAATACATCGGTATTAAAATTTTTTGAATTTACATATATTGATATAGCAAATATTGCAGTAACATATTATAAAAAAAGAACTATCTTAAAGGACAAATAATGAATTCATTACTAATTAAAGCAAATTATATCGATATTGTGAATAAAGAGATTTACCCTTCTCATATAACAATAAAAAATGGTACCATTTCCAACATAGAAAGAACTAATGAATCTTTAAAAGACTATGTATTACCAGGATTTATTGATTCTCACATACATATAGAAAGTTCCTTGCTTATTCCATCACATTTTGCTCATTTAGTAGTTCAACATGGTACCGTATCTACAATAAGCGATCCTCATGAAATAGCAAATGTCAATGGTATTGATGGTATTAATTTCATGATAAACAACTCCAATAAAATTGATTTTAAAATTTTTTTTGGTGCACCCTCTTGTGTCCCAGCTTTGCCCTTAGAAATTGAAACTTCTGGTCACGTCTTGGATGATAAAGATGTAGATAAGCTACTGGCACTAGATAATATCTATTATCTATCTGAAATGATGAATTTTCCCGGTGTACTTAATAGAGACCCTAAAGTAATGAACAAAATTCATTCTGCTTTGAAGCGTAACAAAGTTGTCGACGGACATGCACCCGGTTTATCACCTGAATCAGTTTTAAAGTACGCATCCGCAGGAATTAGTACCGATCATGAATGTTCAACAATAGAAGATGCACGATATAAATTGTCTTTAGGCATGAAAATCTTAATTAGAGAAGGCAGCGCGGCTAAAAATTTTGAAGCTTTACACCCTCTAATTAGCGAATGTTCAGGAAAATACCGAGATCATTTAATGTTTTGTTGTGATGACGCACATCCTGATATCTTGCTTAACGGGCATATAAACTTAATGGTTTCACGTGCCATAGAATATGGTCATGATTTTTTCGATGTTTTAAAAATAGCTTGTATTAACCCTGTTATACACTATAAAATCCCAGTCGGATTACTACAAGTCGGGGATCCTGCTGATTTTATTATTACTAAAGATCTAAAAACATTTAAAGTAGACAAAACTTACATAAATGGTAAATTGGTATTTAGTGATGGTAAATCATATATCCCACTACTAAATGAAAATCCTATCAATAATTTCAATTGCAGCAAAAAGTCAATTGACGACTTTAAATTTTTTACACAAAGTAAAACTATACCAACAATTAATTGCATTAATAATCAAATTATCACTAATAAAACCATGACTGACAGTAACCTATTAGCACCAAACTTTGAATCAAACATCAGCAAAGACATTTTAAAAATAGCAGTAATAAATCGATACAATAATCACAACAAAATATCGATAGGTTTTACAAAAAATTTTGGACTCAAAAATGGAGCCATTGGAAGCACAGTTGCTCACGACTCTCACAATATCATAGTTCTTGGTACTAGTGATGAATATTTATGCAAAGCAGCAAATCTTATTATTGAGAATAAAGGGGGTTTATGTGCTTTAAATAACCAAGATACCTTAATATTAAAACTTCCAATTGCGGGTTTGATGAGCATGAGCCCACCCAAGGAAGTTGCTTTAAAATATATTCAACTAAATAATTTTTGTAGGAATGTTTTAGGTTCTAATTTAGATTCCCCCTTAATGACATTATCTTTCATGTCATTAACGGTAATTCCTCACTTAAAAATAAATGACAAAGGACTGTTTGATGTTGACTCTTTTTCATTTTTAAATTTCTAGACGAACCAAACAAAAAAACAATACTCTAAAACAAGGAAAAGACTGTTATGAGAGCTAATAATCTCTACTTCTATAATATTAAGTTACCTAAATTGACAATTAAATCACCAATTTATGGTTAAATTATCGCATAAGCAATGTTTGCAGAATCACTGCAAACATTAGTAAATAATGAAGCATCAAAAGCAACAACAAAAAAATAAGTGAGACATGCAATTTCTACATCAATCTTTACAAAATAATTTTATAAATTTAACAAAAATCTATTATTCTCAGTCTCAACAGACATTAAGACACCAACTCCAAAATCGCAGCAACCAACATTCCAAGTTTTTCTATTTGTCCTACTAAAGACTTAAATCGTTGATTCATAAAATAATTAAACTCCTCTAAAATAAACTCTGTTCCTTTAAAAGGCCTATTAAGAAAATCAATAATTTCATCTACTCCAGCATTCCACGTCTTTTTCAGAGACAAAATCCATTCAAGATTTGATTTAATATAATCTAAATCTCTAATAGACATAGTCAGCAATATATCTCTTTTAAGATTCATATTTTCAATTAAATATTCAAGCTTTAATTGATATTTACAAGATACCACACTAAAAATGCAGTTTAAGAGATCAACAACCCCACTAAGGTTGATTTTAGCAAAACATGCCCTTAATTCTTCAAACTTATGCTCATCATAATCAAGTGATGCATAAAATCTTCTTCTATACATTCTGGTGCATTCTGGATTAGAACACACTAAAACAAATTCCTTTTCTCTACAGATAGTATAACTAAAAGGTAAACCATAAAAATCATGAGGTTCACTCATGATTTTTAATTCAGAATATTTTATCTTGTCAACTTCTTTAGAAATCAAATCAATTATTTCTAATCGCAAATTAAAGATTGTTTCATCTGAAGAAGCTTTTTTCTTCACTTTTACCTTAACAGTATTTTTAACAAGATTACTACTTTTAGTTTTTTTAACCCCAATGCTCTTTGAAACATACTTCCCACATCCATTATCTATGTCAGACTTACCTTTACAATGTTCCTTAACATCACAAGCTATAAGTACAAACCCTAAAATTGACAAGACAAACAAATATTCCTTCATAAAAATTCCCCTTGTCATTAAAGTGATGATATTATACCAAATACAAATTAATATCAACTATTAAATTATATAATTTATTAAATTGGATTTAAATGCAGAATAAAAACCTTAAAAATTGTTCTAATAAAAAAGATCTAACCAACAAATTCAAGGATATAAACTAAAAACAAAAACTTACAATCGGCTTCAAACAGTGATATAAACTTAATAATATGCAAATCAAAAATTACAAAATATATTTACTTATATACAAATCAAAAAGGCAACAAGTATTCGGTCTATTGAAAATAATTTAATTTTATTCTAGTAATTTTTTATGCTCCTATCCAGAAGAAATTAAAGTTAAAACGTTAATATGAAAAAATGTATCTATCAATGATAATAATCAAATCGATGAGATTATAAACCAGTAAACCCAAGAGAAAATCAATAAAACTATAAACCATTGATATATCTATAAAATTATTAAATTCAATTCCATAAATCATGAGCTAGAAATAAAAGATAACAGATAACAACACTAAGAAATATTTGATCTCAAATATAACTAAGTTCTTTGACAAATAGGAACACAATAATTTATAAATACAGTCAAATAAAAAACTCGATAAAGTAGCTAATATATATTCAATGATAGTCAATACAAATAGAAAACTATCTGAATAATAAATAGATTACTCTATTGAGTTATAACAATAGAGTAAACAATTTAATGAGAAAATACTAATTTTAAAATAAAAATACAAAATAATAAAAGTATAGTAGGAGCAATTTTTATACTTTCTTTAGTAAACAAACTATGCAATACATTTATAATCACATAAAAAATTATCCCAATTCCTATCCCTGAGGCTATACTATAAGTCAAAGGAATCAAAAACAATATCAAAAAACTGGGAATAGCTTCTCTCATATTTGAAAAATCTATATTCTTTATTTCTTTACACATAAAAAATCCCACATATATTAAAGCAGCTGAAGTTGCACTAGCAGGAACAGCAATAAACAAAGGTGCAAAAAATACTGCCAATAAAAATAAAATACCTGTCACAACTGATGTAAATCCTGTTCTTCCACCCTCAGCTATACCTGTAGAACTCTCGACATAAGTAGTTACAGGGGAGACACCCATAATTGCTCCAAAAGTGGTAGAAATAGCATCAACTAGTAATATTTTACTAGCATTACGTATCTTACCCGTATTATCAGTCAAATCTCCCTTTGAAGCAACACCTACCAAGGTTCCAACAGTGTCAAATAGATCATTAAATAACAAAATAAATACTATAAAAACAAAATTCCAAAAATTTTCACCTAGAATATAAGAAAAGTTTAATTTATTAAATATAGGCGAAATTGATTCATATCTTAAAACACCATCCGGCAATCTAATTCCTATACTCAAAGCAGCTTCTCTATCAAAAAGCGCATAACCCCATGCCATTAAAGTAGTTATACAAATTGATAATAATATACTGCCCCTAATCATTTTAAGTTCAAAAATAAATATGGCAATAATACCTAACAAGGTAAGGAAAACCTTTAAATTTATAATATTCCCAAGACCAATTAATGTGGCTTCGTTCCTAACAATTATCTCACTATTTACAAAACCAATAAAAGCAATAAATAATCCTATCCCAACAGTAATAGCACATCTTAAATTCACCGGCATAGCATTTACAATGCTCTCACGTGCCCTAGATAAAGATAAAATAATAAAAATAATACCTTCAACAAAAACTGCTCCCAAAGCTACTTCCCAAGGTATATTCATACCTTTAACAACAGAAAATGCAAAAAATGCATTAATTCCCATTCCAGAAGCCAATGCCAAAGGAGTATTAGTAAAAACCCCCATAAAAATAGTAGCAAAACCAGCTGTTAAACATGTAGCTGTTACCAATGCTCCCAAAGGCATACCTGTACTAGAGAGTATATAAGGATTAACAACTATTATATACGCCATGCTTAAAAATGTTGTAAGCCCAGCTATAATCTCTGTCTTATAATCAAGACTATTATTTTTAATCTGCGACATTAATGTCTCTCTACCTTTACTCAAAAATAATTCCTCCTTCCAGACAATTTTCATTGTATAAAAAAACCAAAATTAATACTAATATCACCAATAATTAGCACTAATATCATAAAAAACAAACGAAAATGACATCAAAAAAACATGCACAGATTTAAAATCTACACTAACTAAATGAAATTACATTCCTTTAGAACTTGTATCCTCGTATCATATATATCAGCTAACCTTATTATTTTGAAGTAAAATATCTTCACTATCGGACCAATGTGAAAAAACAATGGTTTTAAGAACTTTACCAGAACTGTTTACAATAAAAAATTTTCCAGTCTTAATAAGCTCTAGATACACTTTTAAAGAAATATCCTTACCAACACTAAAGAAAGTCTGAATATATTTATCACCAATTCTTTTATAACGCCTAAGCAGAAACGAAGCCACTATATCATTACCACATTGCAAAAACAGTGGTTCCTTATATCTTAAATTAAATTTGCCAGAAATAGTAAAATAATGCCTTAAAGAAACCTTATTCTTATCAAAAATCAATCTAATATATTTCGAATTGCTACTTAACCCATGAATGTTCTCAAACCCAATAGTTGCACAAGAAAACATCAAGAAAATAAAACAGTAAAAAACAATATACCTATTAGAAAATTTTGTCATCAAAATACTATAAATTTTTACACAAGAACATAATTTACTACAAAATATTATTTTCAAGAGCATATCTTAGAGTATCTCGGGTACTCTCAAAGTCAACATCAATAAATTTAGCATCATATTCAAAAGTCCCTCTAGTCCACACTTGATAAGAATTATCATCTAAAACAAAAGATAAGCTTTTGTAAGGCTTAAGAGCCCTTAAGATAAGATCAGCATTATCTCTATCAATATCAACATACAAAAATCTGAAATTCCCAATGCCAACCACCTTAGAAATATTAACATCACCAATATAGTTATCATCTTGAATTAATTTTAAATAACCACTATCAAAATTTAACTTCGAATCCAAAACAACATTCAAAAACACAGAAAAATCATTAGTCAATTTATCCCTCTTTATATAGATTTGACTATTTGGATAAAAATAAAGGAAGTAATTAGCTCTCTCAATTTTGTCAAATTCTTCATCTAAAAAGTCATGTACATTTAAAGTTTTACATGAAAAAAAAACAAAACAA
The Borrelia turicatae 91E135 DNA segment above includes these coding regions:
- a CDS encoding complement regulator-acquiring protein, translating into MKEYLFVLSILGFVLIACDVKEHCKGKSDIDNGCGKYVSKSIGVKKTKSSNLVKNTVKVKVKKKASSDETIFNLRLEIIDLISKEVDKIKYSELKIMSEPHDFYGLPFSYTICREKEFVLVCSNPECTRMYRRRFYASLDYDEHKFEELRACFAKINLSGVVDLLNCIFSVVSCKYQLKLEYLIENMNLKRDILLTMSIRDLDYIKSNLEWILSLKKTWNAGVDEIIDFLNRPFKGTEFILEEFNYFMNQRFKSLVGQIEKLGMLVAAILELVS
- a CDS encoding NCS2 family permease: MSKGRETLMSQIKNNSLDYKTEIIAGLTTFLSMAYIIVVNPYILSSTGMPLGALVTATCLTAGFATIFMGVFTNTPLALASGMGINAFFAFSVVKGMNIPWEVALGAVFVEGIIFIILSLSRARESIVNAMPVNLRCAITVGIGLFIAFIGFVNSEIIVRNEATLIGLGNIINLKVFLTLLGIIAIFIFELKMIRGSILLSICITTLMAWGYALFDREAALSIGIRLPDGVLRYESISPIFNKLNFSYILGENFWNFVFIVFILLFNDLFDTVGTLVGVASKGDLTDNTGKIRNASKILLVDAISTTFGAIMGVSPVTTYVESSTGIAEGGRTGFTSVVTGILFLLAVFFAPLFIAVPASATSAALIYVGFFMCKEIKNIDFSNMREAIPSFLILFLIPLTYSIASGIGIGIIFYVIINVLHSLFTKESIKIAPTILLLFCIFILKLVFSH